In Sphaeramia orbicularis chromosome 15, fSphaOr1.1, whole genome shotgun sequence, a single genomic region encodes these proteins:
- the LOC115434257 gene encoding tissue-type plasminogen activator-like has translation MKLLVIVAILASFYINTASPHRWSKKILNHRSTHGERCQSGDGSSYRGFVSESLYGNTCLNWKKVKYPGGASKGLGNHNYCRNPDHSSMPWCPVRRGRRMVKEYCDIPTCSTSTVKPPVPKIEDTELTCGERSERRMNKVVGGSFTPIESHPWVSAVFEQRRGFLCGGSLIAPCWVLSAAHCFSDGEHTNIKRLVVYLGKSAINETDLAREQKFTVEKLIIHQKYNDTTYDNDIALLKIKGKDGGCAAKSLTSRTVCLPPPHTQLPAGFQCSVAGFGKERHDAWHYSQYLKQAPVNLISQSECKSELYYKDRITENMFCAASPDWTTDACGGDSGGPLVCEASGRMFLFGVISWGEGCAWKNKPGVYTQVTNYNKWITRKTRLSKYTEGLMYPMK, from the exons ATGAAGCTATTAGTCATTGTCGCCATCCTTGCATCATTTTACATTAACACG GCTTCTCCACACAGATGGTCAAAAAAGATACTAAACCATCGAAGCACTCACGGAG AGAGGTGTCAGTCTGGAGATGGGAGCAGCTACAGGGGTTTTGTCTCTGAATCATTGTACGGCAACACATGTCTCAACTGGAAAAAGGTTAAATACCCTGGGGGAGCCTCAAAGGGACTGGGCAACCACAATTACTGCAG GAATCCTGATCACAGCTCGATGCCATGGTGTCCCGTCCGAAGAGGAAGGAGGATGGTGAAAGAATACTGTGATATTCCAACTT GTTCTACATCAACAGTAAAACCTCCTGTGCCAAAAATTGAGGACAcag AGCTGACGTGTGGTGAACGGTCTGAACGGAGGATGAATAAAGTTGTAGGTGGTTCTTTCACACCTATAGAATCACACCCCTGGGTGTCTGCTGTCTTTGAGCAGCGTAGGGGTTTCCTTTGTGGTGGCTCCCTCATCGCACCATGCTGGGTTCTCTCAGCTGCACACTGCTTCTCTGATGG TGAGCACACTAATATCAAGCGTCTGGTGGTATACCTGGGGAAGAGCGCCATCAATGAAACAGATCTTGCCAGAGAGCAAAAGTTCACAGTGGAAAAACTGATCATCCATCAAAAATATAATGACACCACCTATGATAATGATATAG CACTGCTGAAAATCAAAGGGAAAGATGGAGGATGTGCTGCTAAGTCACTGACCTCACGGACAGTTTGTCTCCCTCCACCTCACACTCAACTTCCTGCAGGATTTCAGTGCAGTGTCGCAGGATTTGGCAAAGAAAGACATG ATGCGTGGCATTACTCCCAGTACTTGAAGCAGGCCCCAGTGAATCTCATCTCACAGAGTGAATGCAAGAGTGAGTTGTACTACAAAGATCGCATCACTGAAAACATGTTCTGTGCTGCAAGCCCTGATTGGACCACTGATGCCTGTGGG GGTGACTCTGGTGGTCCACTGGTGTGCGAAGCCTCTGGGCGGATGTTTCTGTTTGGGGTGATTAGCTGGGGTGAAGGCTGTGCCTGGAAGAACAAACCCGGGGTTTACACCCAAGTCACCAACTACAACAAATGGATCACACGGAAAACCAGGCTCTCCAAATACACTGAGGGATTAATGTACCCGATGAAATGA